Proteins from one Arsenophonus apicola genomic window:
- a CDS encoding two component system response regulator, with translation MITGDLKRIKIVVVDDHDLIFDGLKSCLAPYSDLELVGFVTDGLGVYDACLKLQPDLVIMDLSLPGMSGVEAIRQLRKRWPKLMVIVLTASEEERKARDALDAGANGYVLKHGSKSTLIAAIKSVGRGKFFIDPNLDAAKIVALKGVENGDIPVLTHREKQVLKLIFEGKRNRDIAEALVIGLKTVETHRMNIMRKLDAHNVADLMKWAHRMGF, from the coding sequence ATGATTACTGGGGATTTGAAACGAATCAAGATCGTTGTGGTGGATGATCATGACTTGATCTTTGATGGCTTAAAAAGCTGTCTTGCCCCCTACTCCGATCTGGAATTAGTTGGATTTGTTACTGATGGTCTTGGTGTATATGATGCATGTCTAAAATTGCAGCCAGACTTAGTGATAATGGATCTTAGCTTACCTGGCATGAGTGGTGTTGAAGCTATTCGTCAATTAAGAAAACGTTGGCCAAAATTAATGGTGATTGTATTGACAGCTTCTGAAGAAGAGCGAAAAGCTCGGGATGCCCTTGATGCAGGCGCTAATGGTTATGTATTAAAACATGGCTCTAAAAGTACACTGATAGCGGCAATTAAAAGTGTCGGTAGAGGTAAGTTTTTCATCGATCCTAATTTGGATGCAGCAAAAATTGTTGCGTTAAAAGGAGTCGAAAATGGGGATATTCCGGTATTAACCCATCGAGAAAAACAGGTACTTAAACTTATTTTCGAGGGCAAGCGTAATCGTGATATTGCAGAAGCATTAGTGATCGGCTTGAAAACAGTCGAAACTCATCGAATGAATATTATGAGGAAACTCGATGCGCATAATGTAGCAGATTTGATGAAATGGGCGCACAGGATGGGCTTCTAA